Proteins encoded in a region of the Stieleria neptunia genome:
- a CDS encoding CAP domain-containing protein → MTLLMLAIMSTLASADDSETKLIREVEQAILNQTNDFRKKHDLPPVSSDKALDATASRFATFMAESGKYGHNADGRTPAQRAKDAGYLYCVVRENIAYRTNTGELTAESLIDVFVQGWIDSPPHRENLLADFVTETGISVASTDGVTYYAVQLFGRPKSSAIQVRVTNKTKQTRTLVVTSNDSEDEVELPSRSIITMRRCFPAMLSLIDSDSKIEVKKSIELAITDDGLTTR, encoded by the coding sequence ATGACACTCCTGATGTTGGCCATCATGAGCACGCTGGCGAGCGCTGACGATTCCGAGACCAAATTGATTCGAGAAGTGGAACAGGCGATCCTGAATCAGACGAATGACTTTCGGAAAAAGCATGACTTGCCGCCGGTCAGTTCGGATAAAGCGTTGGACGCAACAGCATCTAGGTTTGCAACCTTTATGGCTGAGTCGGGAAAGTACGGGCACAACGCCGACGGCCGAACACCGGCTCAACGAGCGAAAGACGCCGGGTATCTGTACTGCGTTGTGCGTGAAAATATCGCTTACCGTACGAACACCGGTGAGCTGACGGCCGAGTCGCTGATCGACGTCTTTGTGCAAGGCTGGATCGATTCTCCGCCACACCGGGAAAATCTGTTGGCCGACTTCGTCACCGAAACGGGCATTTCCGTCGCATCCACCGATGGCGTGACGTATTACGCTGTCCAACTGTTCGGGCGGCCGAAATCCTCTGCGATCCAAGTCCGAGTGACCAACAAGACCAAACAAACTCGAACGCTGGTCGTCACGTCCAACGACAGCGAAGACGAGGTCGAGCTGCCATCGCGTTCAATCATCACGATGAGGCGATGTTTCCCGGCCATGTTAAGCTTGATTGATTCCGATTCGAAAATCGAAGTCAAAAAGTCCATCGAATTGGCAATCACAGACGACGGTCTGACGACTCGCTGA
- a CDS encoding carboxylate-amine ligase — protein MDNFIPSIGVEEEYQLVDPESGRLLPNCKRVIEQIGQQTAAEIQHELHLTQIEMASKVCKTLDEVRQNVRHVRGVLIVASQNTDTALVAAGTNPLPVPASDSFTPKRRYQVMSQRFQQIARDMLIFGCHVHVSIKDRLTGLRVMNRCRRWLPILQALSANSPYWDGEDTGYASYRRELWAQWPMAGPPPHFDDLADYRACVNDLVRSGAIKDESFIYWDIRLPTKVPTIEFRGADVMLSVEETVGYAGLVRAIVMQAMRDIQSNRITRPIRSSLLSYATWHAARYGISEDLVDPLSCEKRPAKAAVLRLLEEVRPALEITGDLQCVHEYVHRLFDRGTGADRQRGAAGPDGDVRRIVHHAIGETARDAVVSESSDRRL, from the coding sequence ATGGACAACTTCATCCCTTCGATCGGCGTCGAAGAAGAGTACCAGCTTGTCGATCCCGAAAGCGGACGATTGCTGCCCAATTGCAAGCGGGTGATCGAGCAAATCGGCCAACAGACGGCGGCGGAAATCCAGCACGAGCTTCACCTCACTCAAATTGAAATGGCGTCAAAGGTTTGCAAGACGCTGGATGAGGTGCGTCAAAATGTGCGTCACGTGCGCGGCGTTCTGATCGTTGCCTCGCAAAACACGGATACCGCTCTGGTCGCCGCCGGAACCAATCCGTTGCCCGTTCCCGCTTCGGACTCATTCACCCCCAAGCGGCGATACCAGGTGATGAGCCAGCGATTCCAACAGATCGCCCGCGACATGCTGATCTTTGGATGTCACGTCCATGTGTCGATAAAAGATCGCTTAACGGGATTGCGAGTGATGAACCGCTGCCGCCGTTGGCTGCCGATTCTGCAGGCTTTGTCGGCGAATTCACCGTATTGGGATGGAGAAGATACGGGCTACGCAAGTTATCGTCGTGAGCTTTGGGCACAGTGGCCCATGGCCGGACCGCCGCCACACTTCGATGACCTCGCGGACTATCGCGCATGCGTCAATGACCTGGTGCGTTCCGGGGCGATCAAGGACGAAAGCTTCATTTACTGGGACATTCGCTTGCCGACCAAAGTCCCGACGATCGAATTTCGCGGCGCCGATGTGATGCTGTCTGTCGAAGAAACCGTCGGCTATGCAGGTCTGGTACGGGCGATCGTGATGCAGGCGATGCGGGACATCCAATCGAATCGCATCACCCGCCCGATACGCTCGAGTTTGCTGTCGTACGCGACGTGGCATGCCGCACGTTATGGCATCAGCGAGGATCTGGTGGATCCACTGAGCTGCGAAAAACGGCCCGCCAAAGCGGCGGTACTTCGCTTGCTCGAAGAGGTACGCCCGGCGTTAGAAATCACCGGTGACCTGCAGTGCGTCCACGAGTACGTGCATCGGTTGTTTGATCGAGGCACAGGGGCGGATCGACAGCGGGGAGCAGCCGGTCCGGATGGAGACGTGCGGAGAATCGTCCACCATGCGATCGGCGAAACGGCGCGGGATGCGGTGGTCAGCGAGTCGTCAGACCGTCGTCTGTGA
- a CDS encoding DUF4235 domain-containing protein, translated as MIDQMQDKLSDLRETATNRFGDEPNERNVGIGKTENLLAYAAAIGATLVARNALQAGWRTTLDRDPPKNPASSEVDWKDALLWGAVSGALVGIVRIASRRASSSAYNRYLSKKR; from the coding sequence ATGATTGACCAGATGCAAGACAAGTTGAGTGATCTGCGCGAGACGGCGACGAACCGCTTTGGCGATGAGCCGAACGAACGCAATGTCGGGATCGGAAAGACGGAAAACTTGCTGGCCTACGCCGCTGCGATAGGCGCCACGTTGGTGGCACGCAACGCGCTTCAGGCCGGTTGGCGGACGACGCTCGATCGTGATCCCCCCAAGAACCCCGCGTCATCGGAAGTTGACTGGAAAGACGCCTTGTTATGGGGCGCCGTCTCCGGCGCCCTCGTCGGCATCGTGCGAATCGCGTCGCGGCGTGCCTCATCAAGCGCCTACAACCGTTACCTCTCGAAGAAACGCTGA
- a CDS encoding pyridoxamine 5'-phosphate oxidase family protein, whose translation MNTHKKLIDLLKDFDTAMLVTRGVDGSINARPMAVAQVEEDGQLWFVTERNSGKVSDLMLDSEVAVTMQSSSKFVSLSGTAHPSDDQAKLDELWSEGWKVWFPEGKSSDTILLLRIEPSQGEYWDHSGLTGVKYLLKAGKAYLQGERPATDAEANASVSM comes from the coding sequence ATGAACACTCACAAGAAACTGATCGACCTACTGAAGGACTTCGACACGGCGATGCTCGTCACCCGCGGAGTGGATGGATCGATCAACGCTCGACCGATGGCAGTCGCTCAAGTAGAAGAGGACGGCCAACTCTGGTTCGTCACCGAACGCAACTCGGGCAAGGTTTCCGATTTGATGCTCGATTCAGAGGTCGCAGTGACCATGCAATCGTCAAGCAAATTTGTGTCGCTCTCGGGGACTGCGCATCCGAGTGACGATCAAGCGAAGCTGGACGAACTATGGAGCGAAGGCTGGAAGGTTTGGTTTCCCGAGGGCAAGTCCAGTGACACGATCTTGTTGTTGCGGATCGAACCCTCACAAGGCGAATACTGGGACCACTCGGGTTTGACCGGCGTGAAGTATCTGTTGAAAGCCGGCAAGGCCTATCTGCAAGGCGAACGGCCCGCAACAGACGCCGAAGCCAATGCCTCTGTTTCGATGTAG
- a CDS encoding type 1 glutamine amidotransferase domain-containing protein, with the protein MSKQTLKEKRIAFLATDGFEQVELTEPWEALQNAGAEVVLVSPKSGEIQGMNHDEKADTFKVDQSVHSASAENFDGLVLPGGVVNPDALRMSEDCVQFVRDFFKQHKPVAAICHGPWTLIEADVVRGRKVTSWPSLKTDLKNAGAEWVDQKCVCDQGLVTSRNPGDLPSFCDKAIEEFAEGRHAKQTA; encoded by the coding sequence ATGAGTAAGCAGACGCTCAAAGAAAAACGAATCGCCTTTCTCGCAACCGACGGCTTTGAGCAAGTGGAGCTAACCGAGCCATGGGAGGCGCTGCAAAACGCGGGCGCCGAAGTGGTGCTGGTGTCGCCGAAGTCCGGTGAAATCCAGGGCATGAACCATGATGAAAAGGCTGACACTTTTAAAGTTGACCAGTCCGTCCACTCGGCCTCTGCTGAAAACTTCGACGGACTCGTGTTGCCCGGAGGCGTTGTCAATCCAGATGCGTTGCGGATGTCGGAAGATTGCGTCCAGTTTGTCCGCGACTTTTTCAAACAACACAAGCCGGTGGCTGCGATCTGCCACGGGCCTTGGACGTTGATCGAAGCCGATGTCGTCCGCGGGCGCAAGGTCACGTCGTGGCCGAGCTTGAAGACGGATCTAAAGAACGCCGGCGCCGAGTGGGTCGACCAAAAATGCGTCTGTGATCAGGGCTTGGTGACCAGCCGAAACCCCGGCGATCTGCCCTCGTTCTGCGACAAAGCGATTGAAGAGTTCGCCGAAGGTCGGCATGCCAAGCAAACCGCGTAG
- a CDS encoding response regulator, with translation MTHDALPKRCVIADDVRSSRAKVGTWLDDCEFDCVLAENGLEAWRSIQNHPPDLLITDLEMPGLCGLELLERIRQSGNEGIRQLPVLVMTSLLDGQTLNVVRKLGGDGLLQKPLDKETTLSVILDLIAGKQCLQQINVSGEDSIPRSDGVISPTLRRLLKTVAKGEPSR, from the coding sequence ATGACGCACGATGCCCTCCCCAAACGATGTGTGATTGCGGATGACGTGCGTTCCTCCCGAGCAAAGGTTGGAACCTGGCTCGATGATTGCGAATTCGATTGCGTGCTTGCCGAAAACGGGCTGGAAGCGTGGCGATCGATTCAAAACCATCCGCCCGATCTGCTGATCACCGACCTCGAGATGCCTGGATTGTGTGGACTGGAACTCCTTGAGAGGATTCGCCAATCCGGCAATGAGGGCATCCGTCAATTGCCCGTGTTGGTGATGACCAGTCTGCTTGACGGCCAGACGCTGAACGTTGTCCGCAAATTGGGTGGCGACGGGTTGCTTCAAAAACCACTTGACAAGGAGACGACTCTATCAGTCATCCTTGACTTGATCGCGGGCAAGCAATGTCTACAACAGATCAATGTGTCAGGTGAGGATTCCATACCGAGGAGCGATGGAGTGATTTCACCCACGCTCCGACGACTCCTCAAGACTGTCGCCAAGGGTGAACCGTCCCGATAG
- a CDS encoding DUF6807 domain-containing protein, with the protein MPRATVSHSLPLTLAMALTLVLCTNVVTAEPSPLRWDRSESSVALVRGQQIIWQFNHGATLDVPYFHPLSTGGGRVLTWDQPPDHAWHHGLWFGWKYINGVNYWEHDRQTGKPAGRTETTGVQVETRDDHSARLLLALAYHAGGDEEVVLRERRRIDISAPNAHDEYTLDWTAQFTAGNGSVELDRTPPKEQSWGGYAGLSVRFAKALGDRQASSDQGPVQFGPGDRHRSRASSIDYSGVIDGDRVGMAILDHPDNPRHPTPWYIIRSPVTGYMNAALLNDEPMTIEPGGRMTLRYRVIVHPLRWDAARLKTEQTRFLQSSPSF; encoded by the coding sequence ATGCCGCGCGCAACCGTCTCGCATTCTCTACCGCTGACTCTGGCCATGGCGCTGACTCTGGTCCTGTGCACGAACGTCGTCACTGCCGAGCCGTCACCGCTGCGTTGGGATCGCTCGGAGTCGTCGGTCGCGCTCGTTCGTGGGCAACAGATCATTTGGCAATTCAATCATGGCGCCACTTTGGATGTTCCGTACTTTCACCCGTTGAGCACCGGGGGCGGCCGCGTGCTGACCTGGGATCAGCCACCCGATCATGCATGGCATCACGGTTTGTGGTTCGGTTGGAAATACATCAATGGTGTCAACTACTGGGAACATGACCGACAAACGGGCAAGCCGGCCGGACGCACCGAGACGACTGGCGTCCAGGTCGAAACGCGTGATGATCATTCGGCCCGCCTCTTGCTTGCGTTGGCCTACCATGCCGGTGGCGACGAGGAAGTCGTGCTTCGCGAACGACGACGGATCGACATCTCCGCCCCGAATGCCCACGACGAATACACCTTGGATTGGACGGCCCAGTTCACCGCGGGCAACGGCAGCGTGGAATTGGACCGCACGCCGCCCAAGGAACAATCGTGGGGCGGCTATGCGGGGTTGTCGGTCCGTTTCGCCAAAGCGTTGGGTGATCGTCAAGCATCCAGTGATCAAGGTCCGGTGCAGTTCGGACCTGGCGACCGGCACCGCAGCCGAGCGAGCTCAATCGACTACAGCGGCGTCATCGACGGTGATCGGGTTGGGATGGCGATTCTGGATCATCCCGATAATCCCCGCCACCCCACGCCCTGGTACATCATCCGCAGCCCCGTCACGGGCTACATGAACGCTGCCCTGTTGAACGATGAACCGATGACGATCGAACCGGGCGGACGCATGACGCTGCGTTATCGAGTGATCGTGCATCCGCTTCGCTGGGACGCGGCACGCCTGAAAACAGAACAAACAAGGTTCCTACAATCTTCCCCTTCATTTTGA
- a CDS encoding Gfo/Idh/MocA family protein, whose protein sequence is MGTTSIRRRGFLKASAASIACIGVPTIVPSYVLGKDAPSNTLRIGCIGTGRMGHGDMNACLRSGLDPQTNAHIVAVCDLDRRRVEHARQQCDEIYSDKLTDRPGPTIEMFDDYRELLSREDIDGVTISTPDHWHALVAIAAAESGKAIYLQKPLTHTIAEGQKLVAAVRKNNVILQTGSQQRSDHRFRLACELVRSGRIGKLHTIRVQLPTDHGTGEDVTMSVPEQLNYDMWLGPTPRMPYTEHRVHPQSDFSRPGWLQIESYCRGMITGWGAHMFDIAQWGHDSDDSGPVEMEASGEFPDRGLFNVHTEFQAEGRYADGVNLLASSGTPAGVTFEGDAGSIVVTRSSLTAQPGGILREPIGEGEVHLYHSDNHMQNFLQCMRTHQEPICPVEVGHRSNSICVITHLAMKLGRKLRWNPVTERFVDDQAANDMLDYEHRKPWTV, encoded by the coding sequence ATGGGCACGACATCGATCCGCCGTCGCGGTTTCCTCAAAGCATCCGCCGCGTCGATCGCCTGCATCGGCGTTCCAACCATCGTTCCGTCCTACGTCTTGGGCAAGGACGCGCCCAGCAATACGTTGCGGATCGGCTGTATCGGTACCGGACGGATGGGGCATGGGGACATGAATGCCTGTTTGCGCAGCGGTTTGGACCCGCAGACCAACGCCCATATCGTGGCCGTCTGCGACCTCGATCGGCGGCGGGTGGAGCACGCAAGACAGCAATGCGACGAGATTTATTCAGACAAATTGACCGATCGTCCCGGACCGACGATCGAAATGTTTGACGACTATCGCGAGTTGCTTTCACGCGAAGACATCGACGGCGTGACGATTTCGACGCCGGACCACTGGCACGCATTGGTCGCGATCGCCGCGGCTGAATCCGGCAAGGCCATCTATTTGCAAAAGCCGTTGACCCATACGATTGCCGAAGGGCAAAAACTGGTCGCGGCAGTGAGAAAAAACAATGTCATCTTGCAGACCGGATCGCAGCAACGTTCCGATCACCGATTTCGCTTGGCCTGTGAACTGGTTCGCAGCGGACGCATCGGCAAACTGCATACGATTCGCGTCCAACTGCCGACCGATCATGGAACGGGAGAGGACGTCACGATGTCGGTTCCCGAGCAACTGAACTACGACATGTGGCTCGGCCCGACACCCCGGATGCCCTACACCGAACATCGTGTGCATCCGCAATCGGACTTCAGTCGACCGGGTTGGCTGCAGATCGAATCCTATTGCCGCGGCATGATCACCGGCTGGGGCGCGCACATGTTTGACATCGCCCAATGGGGACATGACTCCGATGATTCCGGACCGGTCGAGATGGAGGCGAGTGGTGAATTCCCCGACCGCGGATTGTTCAACGTCCACACCGAGTTTCAGGCCGAAGGACGCTATGCCGACGGGGTCAACCTGTTGGCCAGTTCGGGCACACCGGCCGGTGTGACGTTCGAAGGAGATGCCGGATCGATTGTGGTCACTCGCTCCAGTTTGACCGCCCAGCCGGGTGGCATTCTGCGAGAGCCGATCGGTGAGGGTGAAGTGCATCTCTACCACAGTGACAACCACATGCAGAACTTTCTCCAGTGCATGCGGACACACCAAGAGCCGATCTGTCCGGTCGAAGTCGGACATCGCTCCAACAGCATTTGCGTGATCACGCATCTGGCCATGAAGCTGGGACGAAAACTTCGCTGGAACCCGGTGACCGAGCGGTTCGTCGACGATCAAGCGGCCAACGACATGCTGGACTATGAACATCGTAAACCGTGGACCGTTTGA
- a CDS encoding DUF6807 family protein, producing the protein MRFLSLAGWLTVVVATAAPPSVELQLQDEAKQLVVRVEGQPAMAYQFGDEFALPHFWPLRSPSEKLLTVQRPDPYPHHRSLWIADKVQMGDGPVVDFYHSWKNLRRPSKPADGFRHFIRHQRFSEMKTEGATALIEIELQWIVDDNRPLLDEHRKLRLVALGNGAYFFDLTWNLQPHEGDVKFLSDGVHYAWPYVRMHPQFSGEQGGVLTNDEGRRGQAGTNDQTARWIDYSNTVAGETEGLALFVYPDDTPPQWLTREYGTFGPRRAEKWSGTKFTLRAGESLHGRVGVFVHRGDAKSGRVAEHYRQYVEDKL; encoded by the coding sequence ATGAGATTTCTGTCGCTCGCAGGATGGCTGACGGTCGTCGTCGCGACTGCCGCACCACCATCGGTCGAACTGCAATTGCAGGACGAGGCCAAGCAGTTGGTCGTCCGGGTCGAAGGCCAGCCGGCGATGGCGTACCAGTTCGGCGATGAATTTGCCCTGCCGCACTTTTGGCCGCTTCGCAGTCCCTCGGAAAAACTGCTGACCGTCCAAAGACCAGATCCCTATCCGCACCACCGATCACTGTGGATTGCCGACAAAGTGCAGATGGGTGACGGTCCAGTAGTGGATTTTTACCACAGCTGGAAAAACTTGCGGCGTCCGTCAAAACCAGCCGATGGGTTTCGTCACTTCATTCGTCACCAACGCTTCAGTGAAATGAAAACGGAAGGCGCGACGGCGCTGATTGAGATCGAATTGCAGTGGATCGTCGATGACAACAGGCCCCTACTCGATGAGCATCGAAAACTGCGCCTCGTCGCCCTCGGTAACGGTGCGTACTTCTTCGATTTGACTTGGAACTTGCAGCCGCACGAGGGTGACGTCAAGTTCCTGAGCGATGGCGTGCACTACGCTTGGCCGTATGTTCGGATGCATCCCCAATTCAGCGGCGAACAGGGTGGCGTGTTGACCAATGACGAAGGGCGACGCGGGCAGGCCGGCACGAACGACCAGACGGCTCGTTGGATCGATTACTCCAACACCGTCGCGGGCGAAACCGAGGGTTTGGCCCTCTTCGTCTATCCTGACGACACCCCGCCTCAGTGGCTGACGCGCGAGTACGGCACGTTCGGACCACGTCGCGCGGAAAAGTGGAGCGGAACAAAGTTCACACTCCGCGCCGGCGAGTCCTTGCACGGTCGCGTCGGGGTGTTCGTTCATCGTGGCGATGCCAAGTCGGGCCGGGTTGCGGAACATTACCGCCAATACGTCGAGGACAAACTGTGA
- a CDS encoding mandelate racemase/muconate lactonizing enzyme family protein, with protein sequence MKLHRREFAAAVAAAAAPVVRFARGQEPATMKIDRIELFPLRYPLTGYFKFFTGPHGSLGRAAIVIKITADDGTVGWGQSIPIAKWSYETLETATIVLREYFTPAMVGRDPTDIDGALAAMDSVIAPGFTTGMPITRAGVDLALHDLMGKVRGQSLAQMWGREPGGPITLSWTVNVKRLADVDQVMEEGRRRGYRHFNIKVAPDPEFDIQLARRVRKNAPEGFLWADANGGYDPAAALATAPRLADAGVDVLEAPLKPNQISGYQQLKQQAALPILMDEGVISPTDLREFYQAGMCDGVAMKPSRCGGLHSARQQIEFCQQHDLIWLGSGLTDPDISLAATLGLYGAYGLNKPAALNGDQFLTASVLRVPLRIEKDQVHVPTGPGLGIEVDEQQLLELMKRSGGDKLLK encoded by the coding sequence GTGAAACTACATCGACGCGAGTTCGCGGCGGCGGTTGCGGCGGCGGCTGCCCCGGTTGTTCGATTCGCCCGTGGGCAGGAACCCGCCACCATGAAGATCGATCGCATCGAGCTGTTCCCCTTGCGCTATCCGCTGACCGGCTACTTCAAGTTCTTTACCGGGCCGCACGGTTCGCTGGGGCGTGCAGCGATCGTGATCAAAATCACCGCAGACGACGGAACGGTGGGTTGGGGCCAGAGCATTCCGATCGCAAAATGGAGTTACGAAACCCTCGAGACGGCCACGATCGTGCTGCGCGAGTATTTTACGCCGGCGATGGTCGGCCGCGATCCGACCGACATCGACGGCGCCCTGGCGGCGATGGACTCGGTGATCGCGCCCGGATTTACCACCGGCATGCCGATCACCCGCGCCGGCGTGGACCTGGCGCTTCATGACTTGATGGGCAAGGTGCGCGGTCAATCGCTGGCGCAGATGTGGGGGCGCGAACCCGGTGGACCGATCACGCTCAGCTGGACCGTCAACGTGAAGCGACTGGCCGATGTGGATCAAGTGATGGAAGAGGGCCGTCGTCGCGGGTACCGCCATTTCAACATCAAGGTGGCGCCCGATCCTGAATTCGACATCCAGTTGGCCCGACGCGTGCGGAAAAACGCCCCCGAGGGCTTTCTCTGGGCGGACGCCAATGGCGGCTACGATCCGGCCGCCGCGCTGGCCACCGCGCCGCGATTGGCCGATGCCGGTGTCGATGTGCTGGAGGCACCGCTGAAGCCGAATCAGATCAGCGGTTATCAACAACTCAAACAGCAAGCCGCGTTGCCGATTCTGATGGACGAAGGGGTGATCAGTCCGACCGATCTGCGCGAGTTCTACCAAGCGGGAATGTGCGATGGCGTCGCGATGAAACCGTCTCGCTGCGGCGGCTTGCATTCGGCGCGGCAACAAATTGAATTCTGTCAGCAACACGACTTGATTTGGCTGGGCAGCGGGTTGACCGATCCCGACATTTCACTGGCCGCAACCTTGGGACTCTACGGAGCCTACGGGTTGAACAAGCCCGCCGCACTCAATGGCGACCAGTTTCTAACCGCCAGCGTCCTCAGGGTGCCGCTGCGAATCGAAAAGGATCAAGTCCACGTCCCGACCGGCCCCGGCCTGGGCATCGAAGTCGATGAGCAACAGCTGCTCGAACTGATGAAACGCAGCGGCGGAGACAAACTGCTGAAGTAA
- a CDS encoding polymorphic toxin-type HINT domain-containing protein, whose product MNSGSLVQKALRAELDGDNEKREMYLVSAIKQNPNDPAARGLAGFLKQDDRWMPAQRSASLNASDDVLYRYSFLRDRYAGTMAGEIALAHWCRINEMEDREQLHWRNVIASDPTHDEARKRLKLREFRGTLMTKEEVDAYKQSLIDDKRALRKWEPTLNRLRRERDASSSDRDPDAWKGFAAIDDPEAVPAMEKLVRRVDTDLQYRLVDTIGSIPAQVSADALVRLSLELKDADARQAAARKLSEHPVHAYAPQYLNRLESPIQAVSSLNAIGDTVISHTRLRQERPDDAINLFQSTNAALTVQDPRFRATPAYRQIVAREVALHRRKIAATERVVAQKNAQTKQLNGRIFTALRNATGEEMDDVPSLWWDWWKHYNEYLVADHKREYYFTNTDYRRRTIRAPRPRRCECFPAGTLVHTETGKRAIEGIRPGDKVLSQDLQTGELSYRLVLQTSIRPPSDTMQITVGGEQITATVGHPFWVVGRGWTMAKELNPGDRLRTIQRSTPIDVTEGGVDSEAHNLIVDQTHSYFVGDAGFLVHDNIIREASRSPLPGWNSNDLVHTTALAR is encoded by the coding sequence TTGAATTCCGGCTCGCTGGTTCAAAAGGCCTTGCGGGCCGAATTGGACGGCGACAATGAAAAGCGCGAGATGTATTTGGTCAGCGCGATCAAGCAAAACCCCAACGATCCGGCTGCGCGAGGACTGGCCGGGTTTCTCAAACAGGATGATCGATGGATGCCCGCCCAGCGATCGGCATCACTCAATGCGTCAGACGATGTTCTCTATCGATACAGTTTTCTGAGGGATCGATACGCCGGCACAATGGCTGGCGAGATTGCGTTGGCGCATTGGTGTCGCATCAACGAAATGGAAGATCGAGAGCAGCTGCACTGGAGAAACGTCATCGCAAGCGATCCCACCCATGACGAAGCACGGAAACGACTCAAACTGCGGGAATTCCGTGGCACATTAATGACCAAGGAAGAAGTGGACGCCTACAAGCAATCGTTAATCGATGACAAGCGGGCACTTCGCAAGTGGGAACCGACGCTCAATCGATTGCGGAGAGAACGGGATGCGTCTTCATCGGACCGGGATCCGGATGCCTGGAAGGGGTTCGCCGCGATCGATGATCCCGAGGCTGTTCCTGCCATGGAAAAACTGGTGCGACGTGTCGACACCGACTTGCAGTATCGTCTCGTCGACACGATCGGCAGCATCCCAGCCCAAGTCTCCGCCGACGCGCTGGTTCGACTTTCGCTGGAATTGAAAGATGCCGACGCCAGACAGGCTGCGGCAAGAAAGTTGTCCGAGCATCCGGTCCATGCCTATGCACCGCAGTATCTGAATCGATTGGAGTCACCGATCCAAGCGGTGTCCAGCCTCAACGCGATCGGAGACACAGTGATCAGCCATACGCGATTGCGACAAGAGAGGCCCGACGACGCGATCAACCTGTTCCAATCGACCAACGCAGCCTTGACGGTCCAAGACCCGCGATTCCGCGCCACCCCCGCGTATCGGCAAATTGTTGCCCGTGAAGTGGCCTTGCATCGTCGTAAAATTGCCGCGACCGAACGCGTCGTGGCGCAGAAGAATGCACAGACCAAGCAACTCAATGGTCGGATCTTTACCGCGCTGCGCAATGCCACAGGTGAAGAGATGGACGATGTTCCGAGCCTGTGGTGGGATTGGTGGAAGCACTACAACGAGTACTTGGTCGCCGATCACAAACGAGAATACTACTTTACGAACACGGATTATCGTCGGCGTACGATTCGCGCGCCTCGACCGCGTCGCTGTGAGTGTTTTCCGGCGGGCACCCTGGTCCACACCGAAACCGGAAAACGAGCCATCGAAGGCATCCGTCCGGGCGACAAGGTGCTTTCCCAGGATCTGCAGACGGGAGAATTGTCGTATCGGCTGGTGCTTCAAACGAGCATTCGACCGCCGAGCGACACGATGCAGATCACGGTCGGCGGGGAGCAGATCACCGCAACGGTGGGCCATCCGTTCTGGGTCGTCGGGCGCGGATGGACGATGGCGAAAGAACTCAATCCGGGAGATCGCCTTCGCACGATTCAGCGGTCGACTCCGATCGATGTCACCGAAGGAGGTGTCGACAGCGAAGCCCATAATCTGATCGTCGACCAGACCCATTCGTATTTTGTCGGGGACGCAGGCTTTCTGGTCCACGACAACATCATTCGCGAAGCATCGAGATCCCCGCTGCCCGGCTGGAACTCCAACGATTTAGTTCACACAACGGCTCTCGCCCGATGA